TATTCAGGAAGGAATTGATTTTCCTACCCCGGATCAATTGTCTGCGTATGTAACGATGAAGGAGCAAGAATGTGCATTGTTATTACGGGGTCTTGTACAAAAAGGAATGCTTACCATTGTGCAGCAGGAGGAGCAAGGAGGCAAGCTAACCGAAGCATATTGTTTAAATGCTTTATGGGATAAGTTGTTTCAGCCTGAAGAGAATACCCAGCAGAATCCAGAAACATCGGAAGGGACGATCTTTATCTTATTTGAGCAAGAATTTGGACGGCCATTATCACCATTTGAAATTGAAACCATCAATGCGTGGCTTGACCAAGATTGCATTGCACCAGCTTTAATAAAAGCAGCCTTACGTGAGTCTGTCTTAATGGGAAAACTTAACTTTAAATATATTGATCGTATATTGCGGGAATGGAAGAAAAAAGGCATCCATACGGTGGAACAAGCAAGAATCTCTAGTAAACAATTTCATGCCCGACAAAATACTTCCGGTTCGTCTGGACCTCCAGAAAAACCCCGGGATACGTC
This genomic interval from Virgibacillus pantothenticus contains the following:
- a CDS encoding DnaD domain-containing protein: MHKQSFSIQQLLLKQIQIPNELLTSYVSLGLNEKEVMLLLQLQRFIQEGIDFPTPDQLSAYVTMKEQECALLLRGLVQKGMLTIVQQEEQGGKLTEAYCLNALWDKLFQPEENTQQNPETSEGTIFILFEQEFGRPLSPFEIETINAWLDQDCIAPALIKAALRESVLMGKLNFKYIDRILREWKKKGIHTVEQARISSKQFHARQNTSGSSGPPEKPRDTSFYYNWLEGED